In the Chryseobacterium sp. MYb264 genome, one interval contains:
- a CDS encoding pyridoxamine 5'-phosphate oxidase family protein, which translates to MSTENLNHVEAIQKIKELSEKAKICMFCTELDTIPVNSRPMGLQETDDEGNLWFISSEASNKNFEIKEDKRVQLFFMNNSDSQYLSVYGDASIYKDKSTIEDKWSPMANAWFDGKDDPNVSIIRVEPKETYYWDTKAGKLVSLFSFVAAAITGKKTDNSDGVEGNATV; encoded by the coding sequence ATGTCAACAGAAAATCTTAATCACGTTGAAGCGATTCAAAAAATTAAAGAATTATCGGAAAAAGCAAAAATCTGTATGTTTTGTACAGAGCTCGATACAATTCCGGTCAACTCGCGTCCGATGGGCTTACAGGAAACTGATGATGAAGGAAATCTTTGGTTTATCAGCAGTGAAGCCAGCAACAAAAATTTTGAAATAAAAGAAGACAAAAGAGTTCAGCTTTTCTTTATGAACAACAGCGATTCTCAATACCTTTCGGTGTATGGAGATGCCTCTATTTATAAGGATAAATCTACCATTGAAGACAAATGGTCGCCAATGGCCAATGCATGGTTTGATGGAAAAGATGACCCCAATGTTTCTATTATTCGTGTGGAACCGAAGGAAACCTATTATTGGGATACAAAAGCCGGAAAACTAGTAAGTTTATTCAGTTTTGTGGCTGCCGCGATTACCGGTAAAAAGACCGATAATTCGGATGGCGTGGAAGGAAACGCCACCGTTTAA
- a CDS encoding MFS transporter: MQIDSTPRISRTVIWLMSIISGLVVANNYYNQPLLGLISKDLAITESAAGKISVLTQLGYAAGLLLIVPLGDKFLRKKLILIDLLLVFGSLLWMTFATELWMLYVASLLIGTTSVIPQLFVPIAAELSSDEERSGNIGLVMSGLLLGILLSRFVGGIVGEIWGWRAMFGIAAGLMIVVWLAVYKMLPEIHPNFKGTYKELMRSVANLARTQPVLQLASFRGAMAFGSMCALFTTLVFHMEKPPFNAGASVVGSFGLAGAVGALAAAKVGKLQKYFDINRIIFYSLLIVLGSWAFTYFAGETYWGLIVGVVLVDLGVQSSHIMNQTNYFMIKSNAVNRLNTVYMVSYFIGGSLGTWTASLAWQQAQWAGVCTVGATMGVLALIAHLLFCKKVNAAQ; the protein is encoded by the coding sequence ATGCAGATTGATTCTACCCCTCGTATTTCACGTACCGTTATTTGGCTTATGTCGATTATTTCCGGATTGGTTGTGGCCAATAATTATTATAACCAGCCTTTGCTAGGACTTATTTCTAAAGATTTAGCTATCACCGAAAGCGCTGCAGGAAAAATTTCAGTTTTAACCCAGTTGGGATATGCCGCCGGATTATTGCTGATTGTACCTTTGGGAGATAAGTTTCTCCGTAAAAAACTGATTCTTATTGATTTATTGCTAGTTTTTGGTTCATTATTGTGGATGACTTTCGCTACCGAATTGTGGATGCTCTATGTTGCCAGTCTGCTGATTGGGACGACCTCTGTTATTCCGCAGTTATTTGTTCCTATTGCGGCCGAACTTTCATCGGATGAAGAAAGATCTGGAAATATAGGACTGGTAATGTCAGGATTGTTGCTGGGGATTCTTTTGTCCCGTTTCGTGGGCGGAATTGTAGGCGAAATTTGGGGATGGAGAGCCATGTTTGGAATTGCTGCCGGATTAATGATCGTTGTCTGGCTTGCCGTTTATAAGATGTTGCCTGAAATTCATCCTAATTTTAAAGGAACTTATAAAGAATTGATGCGTTCTGTAGCAAATTTAGCGAGAACTCAGCCCGTTTTACAATTGGCTTCTTTCCGAGGTGCAATGGCTTTCGGATCAATGTGCGCTTTGTTCACCACCTTGGTATTTCATATGGAAAAACCTCCTTTCAATGCGGGAGCTTCCGTAGTTGGCAGTTTCGGATTGGCAGGAGCTGTTGGAGCATTAGCTGCTGCAAAAGTGGGCAAACTTCAGAAATATTTTGATATCAACCGAATTATTTTTTATTCTTTACTGATCGTTTTGGGAAGCTGGGCATTTACCTATTTTGCCGGAGAAACCTATTGGGGGCTGATTGTTGGGGTTGTTCTTGTCGATTTAGGCGTACAATCCAGCCATATTATGAATCAGACAAATTATTTCATGATTAAATCCAATGCTGTAAACCGATTGAACACCGTGTATATGGTTTCGTATTTCATCGGTGGATCCTTGGGAACCTGGACGGCCTCTTTGGCATGGCAACAGGCACAATGGGCGGGCGTTTGTACAGTAGGCGCTACGATGGGTGTTTTAGCCTTAATTGCCCATTTATTATTCTGCAAAAAAGTAAATGCTGCTCAATAA
- a CDS encoding winged helix-turn-helix transcriptional regulator yields MGKRKENSTNSINEQYITECDLTYAVCKIGGRWKLLILCKLEYGKLRFSELRKCINGITERMLTLQLRELEKEGLVKRTVYAEVPPRVHYEMTEIANELIPIWKQLSKWGNKHRSLVQEESLVED; encoded by the coding sequence ATGGGAAAAAGAAAGGAAAATTCGACGAATAGCATTAATGAACAATATATTACAGAGTGCGATCTTACCTATGCCGTTTGCAAAATCGGAGGAAGATGGAAACTATTGATATTGTGTAAATTAGAATATGGAAAACTGCGTTTCAGTGAACTTCGAAAATGTATCAACGGAATTACAGAAAGAATGCTTACGCTTCAACTTCGTGAATTAGAAAAGGAAGGGCTGGTAAAAAGAACCGTTTATGCAGAAGTTCCGCCAAGAGTCCATTATGAAATGACAGAAATTGCTAATGAACTGATCCCAATATGGAAACAATTGAGCAAATGGGGAAATAAACACAGAAGTTTAGTTCAGGAAGAAAGTCTTGTTGAAGACTAA
- a CDS encoding tyrosine-protein phosphatase: protein MKKLVLTAAIIAFGATANAQIKDSIRRVVKMEGAYNFRDTGGYKTADGKEVMLGKVFRSDAIDKLSDKDLKTFQDKKITTVVDFRGIEEAKKAPDRLPQNTNYLLCPAGSNNLPNAQDMVKFLKDKNFLFDMYGEGGLPYFGERYRPLFVKLLTMQPNEALLYHCTGGRDRTGMASALFLKILGVPQDVIENDYVASNYYLAKNPTMKNMYSGLSKMAGMSEAEIKQQMELRPELIRNFFAAINKKYGSVENFFQVEIGMGPNEIAILKQKYLK, encoded by the coding sequence ATGAAAAAATTAGTATTAACAGCAGCAATTATTGCTTTTGGAGCAACAGCAAATGCGCAAATTAAAGACAGTATTCGCAGAGTGGTAAAAATGGAAGGAGCCTACAATTTCAGAGATACGGGAGGCTATAAAACAGCAGACGGCAAAGAAGTAATGTTGGGGAAGGTTTTCAGAAGTGACGCTATTGATAAGCTTTCTGATAAGGATTTAAAAACTTTTCAGGATAAGAAAATCACGACGGTGGTAGATTTCAGGGGAATTGAAGAAGCGAAAAAAGCTCCGGACAGATTGCCGCAAAATACAAACTATCTTCTATGCCCGGCGGGAAGCAACAATCTTCCGAATGCTCAGGATATGGTGAAATTTTTGAAGGATAAAAATTTCCTTTTTGATATGTATGGCGAAGGTGGATTGCCTTATTTCGGTGAAAGATACAGACCTTTATTTGTGAAATTACTGACAATGCAACCCAACGAAGCGCTTTTATATCATTGCACGGGAGGTCGCGACAGAACAGGAATGGCTTCAGCATTATTCTTAAAAATATTAGGCGTTCCGCAGGATGTGATTGAAAATGATTATGTGGCTTCCAACTATTATTTAGCTAAAAATCCAACGATGAAAAATATGTATTCGGGATTGTCTAAAATGGCTGGAATGAGTGAAGCAGAAATTAAACAACAAATGGAATTACGTCCGGAACTGATCAGAAATTTCTTCGCTGCGATCAATAAAAAATACGGAAGTGTAGAAAATTTCTTTCAGGTTGAAATAGGAATGGGACCGAATGAAATTGCTATTTTAAAACAGAAATATTTGAAATAA
- a CDS encoding TonB-dependent receptor: protein MNNSIGFSNQKSRIIQISAFFLLASFGTIHAQTIKGTVVGKTNGALPGANISIVDADAKSVSSLDGDFNLLSPKLGEINVKVEYIGYETKIFPVTIKEGTNDLGYLTINPEDKKVKDKVSDIQEVVIARPNALTQAKAYEIKKNNNAIMEVIAADAIGKLPDRNAAEAVQRVQGVAVARYHGEADQATVRGTPFAWTSALFNGNRLPSANVLGNRSFVLDVVPSELIQFVQVSKAVTPDMDGDAIGGSINFITRTAPAKKTLSVSGAGGYNNFSHNATYNGSIVYGDRFFKNKLGVILSGAIWDRQWGADAFDVTYNTGAENDVQKKSINSVMMKRYMGTRRTIGLNGGLEYKLNANNKFYFRGMFNKFDDIRPVYESYVDYTNNRYQYNFRYSHYQTELYGMELGGEHSITPKLNIDWMLSDYQAKYFLDTPPTNEIKGLPIATFRQKITGGFTNLSNDGKRYWGFDSPNGIGGEYMDYTSDTANPNEVMSADKLLLSQLVIAKLDNNERDKIARVNLKYDVNSNITLKIGAKYREKDRNSTYGYNAVFIPTTSSLLNLSQLSTSEPPKGTAFLGGMNGNFDQYVMNPPTKDQLFQMFSPAFLQENGFKDYSSAEANATSVYTGEESVFATYAMAEIKASDKFKIVGGFRNETTRLTLKGAKSTKEGSSSVITPSVVESNYNAFLPMLHLRYNFSPKASVRFAYTKSFIRPNFGDMSPGSTIDNTTNPMRITRGNPDLKPTFSHNLDLMGEYYFNNIGILSGGVFYKKISDIVFSDTSMMNVGGTDYMVSQPKNLQDSKLFGFEIGINKRLDFLPGFWNGFGVEFNYTFIDSKVEVPRTDKNGVIHFDKTALPNQSRNLFNAILYYESNKVMIRLAGNYRGKSVETINQSLGPDYYIWSDKNFTIDFSASYDISKKVKLFIELNNLSNESLRLYMGDNKQRITSNEWYGSRGQMGVRWQIF, encoded by the coding sequence ATGAATAATTCTATTGGTTTTTCAAATCAGAAGTCGAGGATTATACAGATATCTGCTTTTTTTCTGTTGGCTTCTTTTGGAACCATTCATGCACAAACCATCAAAGGAACTGTGGTTGGAAAAACAAACGGAGCGCTTCCTGGAGCTAATATTTCGATTGTAGATGCTGATGCGAAATCTGTTTCGTCTTTAGATGGAGATTTTAATTTATTATCTCCAAAGTTAGGCGAGATTAATGTAAAAGTTGAATATATCGGCTATGAGACGAAAATTTTCCCTGTAACCATTAAAGAAGGAACGAATGATCTGGGCTACCTCACAATAAATCCTGAAGACAAAAAAGTAAAAGATAAGGTAAGCGATATTCAGGAGGTTGTGATTGCGCGACCTAATGCACTAACTCAGGCGAAAGCGTACGAAATCAAGAAAAATAATAACGCGATTATGGAAGTTATCGCCGCCGATGCGATTGGTAAACTTCCGGATAGAAACGCCGCAGAAGCTGTACAGAGAGTTCAGGGTGTTGCGGTGGCAAGGTATCATGGGGAAGCAGATCAGGCAACGGTGCGAGGAACTCCTTTTGCATGGACTTCCGCTTTATTCAACGGAAACCGACTTCCTAGTGCCAACGTTTTAGGAAACAGATCTTTCGTTTTGGATGTTGTTCCTTCTGAATTGATTCAGTTTGTACAGGTTTCAAAAGCGGTAACGCCTGATATGGATGGCGATGCGATTGGCGGAAGCATCAATTTCATCACAAGAACGGCGCCGGCAAAGAAAACATTAAGCGTAAGTGGAGCAGGAGGGTATAATAATTTCTCTCATAATGCGACGTACAACGGTTCTATCGTATATGGCGATCGCTTTTTCAAAAATAAATTAGGCGTTATCTTATCGGGTGCGATTTGGGACAGACAATGGGGCGCAGATGCTTTTGATGTGACGTATAATACAGGTGCTGAAAATGATGTTCAGAAGAAATCGATCAACTCGGTGATGATGAAAAGGTATATGGGAACGAGACGAACAATTGGTCTGAATGGCGGTCTGGAATATAAATTAAATGCCAATAACAAGTTCTATTTCAGAGGAATGTTTAATAAATTTGATGATATTCGTCCAGTTTACGAATCGTATGTAGATTATACCAACAATCGTTATCAGTACAATTTCAGATATTCTCATTATCAAACGGAATTATACGGAATGGAGTTAGGCGGGGAACACAGCATCACTCCAAAACTGAATATTGATTGGATGTTAAGCGATTATCAGGCAAAATATTTCCTGGATACGCCGCCAACTAATGAAATAAAAGGGCTTCCAATAGCGACTTTCAGACAAAAAATAACAGGCGGATTTACCAATCTTTCCAATGATGGAAAACGCTATTGGGGATTTGATTCACCAAACGGAATTGGCGGAGAATATATGGATTATACCTCCGATACAGCCAATCCGAACGAAGTAATGAGCGCAGATAAGTTATTGCTTTCTCAATTGGTCATTGCAAAATTGGATAATAATGAAAGGGATAAAATCGCAAGAGTTAATTTAAAATATGATGTTAATTCAAATATTACATTGAAAATTGGCGCAAAATACAGAGAAAAAGACAGAAATAGCACTTATGGTTACAATGCTGTTTTTATTCCCACGACTTCATCATTGTTAAATCTTTCTCAGCTTTCAACTTCTGAACCACCGAAAGGAACAGCATTTTTAGGCGGAATGAATGGTAATTTTGATCAATATGTGATGAATCCGCCAACGAAGGATCAATTATTCCAGATGTTTTCTCCTGCGTTTCTTCAGGAAAATGGTTTTAAAGATTATTCAAGTGCTGAAGCCAATGCCACAAGTGTTTACACAGGTGAAGAATCGGTTTTTGCAACTTATGCAATGGCAGAAATTAAAGCCAGCGATAAATTTAAAATCGTAGGAGGTTTTAGAAATGAAACGACGAGACTAACACTAAAAGGAGCAAAATCTACCAAAGAAGGAAGCTCAAGCGTCATTACGCCGTCTGTGGTCGAAAGTAACTACAACGCTTTTCTTCCGATGTTGCATTTGCGTTATAATTTTTCGCCAAAAGCGAGCGTGAGATTTGCCTATACAAAATCATTCATTAGACCGAATTTCGGAGATATGTCGCCGGGTTCTACGATAGATAATACCACAAACCCGATGAGAATTACAAGAGGAAATCCTGATCTGAAGCCTACTTTCAGCCATAATTTAGATTTGATGGGAGAGTATTACTTCAATAATATCGGAATTCTTTCTGGTGGAGTTTTCTACAAAAAAATCTCAGATATTGTATTTTCAGACACTTCGATGATGAATGTGGGCGGAACAGATTATATGGTTTCTCAGCCTAAAAATCTTCAGGATTCTAAATTATTCGGTTTTGAAATAGGAATTAATAAAAGACTAGATTTCTTGCCAGGCTTCTGGAACGGTTTCGGAGTTGAATTTAATTATACATTCATCGATTCAAAAGTGGAAGTTCCGAGAACGGATAAAAATGGAGTTATTCATTTTGATAAAACAGCGCTTCCGAATCAATCCAGAAATTTATTCAATGCGATTCTGTATTACGAAAGCAACAAAGTGATGATTCGTCTGGCCGGAAATTATCGTGGAAAATCGGTGGAAACCATCAACCAAAGTTTAGGTCCGGATTATTATATCTGGTCTGACAAAAATTTCACCATCGATTTCTCCGCAAGCTATGACATCAGCAAAAAAGTGAAATTATTTATTGAATTAAACAACTTAAGCAACGAAAGTCTGAGACTGTATATGGGTGATAACAAACAGAGGATCACTTCTAATGAATGGTACGGCAGCAGAGGACAAATGGGCGTTCGTTGGCAAATATTTTAA
- a CDS encoding serine hydrolase domain-containing protein codes for MRLLFSLVATAVFSFHSFAQNREAAFQKIMDSAYKVNPETLGMIVHIESPAQKISWSYAVGHNGNNNSSKIDPQQPLLIASNTKPYISSTILQLIEQNKLNIDEPVKNLLSEKTVKALSGNGYNLDKINLKHLLSHTSGINDYVTEDYFKFIDEHKKYNWTRDEQIALASKQPKVGEPGTVFRYADINYVVLSEIIEIKTGKPFYKAVRELLDYKKLGLKNTWFVQLENKPKNSLPLVNQFWSGHHWEIKDLNPSWDLYGGGGMASNVDEMAKYFQLLFNGKVIKNPEILKLIYTDVPPNLEINYCLGIRKIKVGDMMAYNHGGGLGTDVIYLPELDSTISIASLDAEKRPVVVGAEKLLAKKLKTFYKK; via the coding sequence ATGCGCTTATTATTTTCACTTGTTGCTACGGCGGTTTTTAGTTTTCATTCTTTTGCTCAGAATCGGGAAGCTGCTTTTCAGAAAATCATGGATTCTGCCTATAAAGTCAATCCTGAAACGCTTGGGATGATTGTTCATATAGAATCGCCAGCTCAGAAAATTTCCTGGAGCTATGCAGTTGGTCACAACGGAAACAATAATTCTTCAAAGATCGATCCGCAACAACCACTTTTGATAGCCAGTAATACAAAACCTTACATTTCATCAACCATTCTTCAGTTAATTGAACAAAATAAACTGAATATAGATGAACCTGTTAAAAATTTACTAAGCGAAAAAACAGTCAAAGCACTTTCTGGGAACGGTTATAATTTGGATAAAATTAATCTGAAACATCTTTTATCTCATACTTCGGGTATCAATGATTACGTAACGGAGGATTATTTTAAATTTATTGATGAACATAAAAAGTATAATTGGACAAGAGATGAGCAGATTGCTTTGGCTTCAAAACAGCCGAAAGTAGGAGAACCGGGAACGGTTTTCAGATATGCTGATATCAATTATGTTGTGCTTTCTGAAATTATTGAGATAAAAACAGGAAAACCTTTCTATAAAGCTGTTCGCGAACTTTTAGATTATAAAAAATTAGGTTTGAAAAACACTTGGTTTGTTCAGTTGGAAAATAAGCCGAAAAATAGTTTGCCTTTGGTGAATCAGTTTTGGAGCGGCCACCATTGGGAAATTAAAGATTTAAACCCTTCCTGGGATTTGTATGGCGGCGGCGGAATGGCTTCTAATGTTGATGAAATGGCAAAATATTTTCAATTATTATTCAACGGAAAAGTGATTAAAAATCCTGAAATTTTAAAACTAATATACACCGATGTTCCACCCAATCTTGAGATCAATTACTGTTTGGGAATCCGAAAAATAAAAGTAGGAGATATGATGGCGTATAATCACGGCGGTGGTTTGGGAACAGATGTCATTTACCTTCCGGAGCTTGATTCAACAATTTCCATCGCTTCATTAGATGCCGAAAAACGACCGGTTGTTGTGGGAGCGGAGAAACTTTTAGCTAAGAAATTAAAGACTTTCTATAAAAAGTAA
- a CDS encoding alpha/beta hydrolase, whose protein sequence is MNTIQLNPEIAKILENLQQIHVFDGKDILDMSRKGYETMAVQLGGKKEAVRMIEEFNIPQNDHEIPIRIYRPNEIESEKSSAIVYLHGGWFISGSFETHDAIVRQLANATGSAVIFVDYRLAPEYPFPAGFNDAQLATEWIINNAEQLHLDKNKIGIIGDSAGGALATGVSTQLGEKLKFQVLIYPAADNTFQTASWKDYENGPIINKEEGIRAWNWYLDNTSYHQNPLAVPLLIKDFKNTPPTFVLLAEHDPLRDESQQLAEQMKASGIQVKTVVYKEMVHGFMHMGAVLKEAKEAAQEIAAFTKENLK, encoded by the coding sequence ATGAATACAATTCAGTTAAATCCAGAAATAGCCAAAATTCTTGAAAACCTACAGCAAATCCATGTTTTTGATGGTAAAGATATTTTAGATATGAGCCGAAAAGGCTATGAAACGATGGCTGTTCAGCTTGGTGGAAAAAAAGAAGCGGTAAGAATGATCGAAGAATTTAATATTCCTCAAAACGACCACGAAATTCCTATCCGAATTTACAGACCTAACGAAATTGAAAGTGAAAAATCATCAGCCATCGTTTATCTTCATGGCGGTTGGTTTATTTCCGGAAGTTTTGAAACTCATGATGCTATCGTTCGTCAATTGGCAAATGCAACAGGTTCTGCTGTCATTTTTGTTGATTATCGTCTGGCTCCTGAATATCCTTTTCCTGCAGGTTTTAATGATGCTCAATTGGCCACGGAATGGATCATTAATAATGCAGAACAACTTCATTTAGACAAAAATAAGATCGGAATCATTGGCGACAGTGCCGGAGGAGCTTTAGCGACAGGAGTTTCAACTCAATTAGGTGAAAAACTGAAATTTCAGGTACTGATTTATCCCGCAGCAGACAATACATTTCAAACAGCATCATGGAAAGACTATGAAAATGGACCGATTATCAATAAAGAAGAGGGAATAAGAGCCTGGAATTGGTATCTGGACAACACTTCCTATCATCAAAATCCATTAGCCGTTCCCTTATTAATTAAAGATTTTAAAAATACGCCGCCAACTTTTGTTTTATTGGCTGAACATGATCCGTTACGGGATGAAAGTCAGCAATTGGCAGAGCAGATGAAAGCTTCCGGAATTCAGGTGAAGACGGTTGTTTATAAAGAAATGGTTCATGGCTTTATGCACATGGGCGCTGTCTTAAAAGAAGCAAAAGAGGCTGCTCAGGAAATTGCGGCATTTACGAAAGAAAATTTAAAATAA